In Streptomyces qaidamensis, one DNA window encodes the following:
- the glyA gene encoding serine hydroxymethyltransferase translates to MTVTPAIQADVLRRQDPELADILLGERERQSTTLQLIAAENFSSPAVLAALGSPLANKYAEGYPGARHHGGCEFADVAERLAVERAKALFGADHANVQPHSGSSAVLAAYAALLRPGDTVLALGLPYGGHLTHGSPANFSGRWFDFVGYGVDAESGFIDHEQVRTLARTRRPKAIVCGSIAYPRHLDYAFFREVADEVGAYLIADAAHPLGLVAGGAAPNPVPYADIVCGTTHKVLRGPRGGLILCRAELAERVDRAVFPFTQGGAQMHTIAAKAVAFGEAATPAFAAYAHQVVANARVLAARLAAAGMVVTTGGTDTHLITADPAPLGVDGRTARGRLAAAGLVMDCCALPHADARGLRLGTAAVTTQGMGEREMARIAELLAGVLKGVTETSRAREDVRELAGGFPPYPA, encoded by the coding sequence ATGACGGTCACCCCTGCCATCCAGGCCGACGTCCTGCGCCGCCAGGACCCCGAGCTCGCCGACATCCTGCTCGGCGAGCGGGAGCGGCAGTCGACCACGCTCCAGCTGATCGCCGCGGAGAACTTCAGCTCCCCGGCCGTACTGGCCGCCCTCGGGTCACCGCTGGCCAACAAGTACGCCGAGGGCTACCCGGGGGCGCGGCATCACGGCGGCTGCGAGTTCGCCGACGTCGCCGAGCGCCTCGCCGTGGAGCGGGCGAAGGCCCTCTTCGGCGCCGACCACGCCAACGTCCAGCCGCACTCGGGCTCTTCGGCGGTGCTCGCCGCCTACGCCGCCCTGCTGCGCCCCGGCGACACCGTCCTCGCCCTCGGCCTGCCCTACGGCGGGCACCTCACGCACGGCTCACCCGCCAACTTCTCCGGCCGCTGGTTCGACTTCGTCGGCTACGGGGTGGACGCCGAGTCGGGGTTCATCGACCACGAGCAGGTGCGCACCCTGGCCCGCACCCGCCGGCCCAAGGCGATCGTGTGCGGCTCCATCGCCTACCCCCGGCACCTCGACTACGCCTTCTTCCGCGAGGTCGCCGACGAGGTGGGCGCCTACCTCATCGCGGACGCCGCGCACCCCCTCGGGCTCGTCGCCGGGGGAGCGGCGCCGAATCCGGTGCCGTACGCGGACATCGTCTGCGGGACCACCCACAAGGTGCTGCGGGGCCCGCGGGGCGGCTTGATCCTGTGCCGGGCGGAGCTGGCCGAGCGGGTCGACCGGGCGGTGTTCCCTTTCACACAGGGCGGTGCGCAGATGCACACCATCGCCGCGAAGGCGGTCGCGTTCGGGGAGGCGGCAACACCGGCGTTCGCCGCGTACGCCCATCAGGTGGTGGCGAATGCGCGCGTTCTGGCGGCCCGGCTGGCCGCGGCGGGCATGGTCGTCACCACGGGAGGCACGGACACCCACCTGATCACCGCCGACCCGGCGCCGCTCGGCGTCGACGGGCGCACGGCCCGGGGCCGTCTGGCCGCGGCGGGCCTGGTCATGGACTGCTGCGCCCTGCCGCACGCGGACGCCCGGGGGCTGCGGCTCGGCACGGCCGCGGTCACCACGCAGGGCATGGGCGAGCGGGAGATGGCCAGGATCGCCGAGCTGCTCGCCGGGGTGCTCAAGGGCGTGACGGAGACCTCAAGGGCACGTGAAGATGTGCGGGAGCTGGCCGGTGGATTTCCGCCGTATCCGGCGTGA
- a CDS encoding L-threonylcarbamoyladenylate synthase, with protein MARRYDTNDATDRVTGLREAASAVRRGELVVLPTDTVYGIGADAFSSEAVADLLEAKGRGRNMPTPVLIGSPNTLHGLVTDFSELAWELVDAFWPGALTLVARHQPSLQWDLGDTRGTVAVRMPLHPVAIELLTEVGPMAVSSANLTGHPAPEDCDAAQEMLGDSVSVYLDGGPTPGIVPSSIVDVTREVPLLLRAGAISADELRKVVPDLEVAN; from the coding sequence ATGGCACGGCGATACGACACCAACGACGCGACCGACCGTGTGACCGGTCTGCGCGAGGCAGCGTCCGCCGTCCGCCGTGGCGAGCTCGTGGTGCTGCCGACGGACACGGTGTACGGCATCGGCGCCGACGCGTTCTCCTCGGAGGCGGTCGCCGACCTGCTGGAGGCGAAGGGCCGGGGCCGCAACATGCCCACCCCCGTCCTCATCGGCTCCCCGAACACGCTGCACGGCCTCGTCACCGACTTCTCCGAGCTGGCCTGGGAACTGGTCGACGCGTTCTGGCCGGGAGCCCTGACGCTGGTCGCCCGGCACCAGCCGTCCCTCCAGTGGGACCTCGGGGACACCCGGGGCACGGTCGCCGTCCGCATGCCCCTGCACCCGGTCGCCATCGAGCTGCTGACCGAGGTCGGTCCCATGGCCGTCTCCTCCGCCAACCTGACCGGCCACCCGGCGCCGGAGGACTGCGACGCCGCGCAGGAGATGCTGGGGGACTCCGTCTCCGTCTACCTCGACGGCGGCCCGACCCCCGGCATCGTGCCGTCGTCGATCGTCGACGTGACCCGTGAGGTGCCGCTGCTGCTGCGCGCCGGTGCCATCTCGGCGGACGAGCTGCGAAAGGTCGTACCCGACCTCGAGGTGGCGAATTGA
- a CDS encoding protein-tyrosine-phosphatase, whose product MTAPGSGRGIGNGESAAEITTTFVGLPRDSFRILHVSTGNVCRSPITERLTRHAVRERLGILGGGLIVESAGTWGHEGAPMESHAETVLADFGADASGFTGRELLDEHVIRADLVLTATRDHRAQVISMGHSAGLRTFTLKEFTRLVKAIDPATLPPLEEGVVIRARALVRAAAALRGWLLAPTAEADEVYDPYGAPLTFFRSIGDEIHQALDPVVTALTGVPAKM is encoded by the coding sequence TTGACGGCCCCTGGATCGGGGCGTGGCATAGGCAACGGGGAAAGCGCGGCGGAGATCACGACGACCTTCGTGGGACTTCCGCGCGACAGCTTCCGCATCCTCCACGTCAGCACCGGCAACGTGTGCCGCTCGCCCATCACCGAGCGGCTGACCCGCCATGCGGTGCGGGAGCGGCTCGGCATCCTGGGCGGCGGGCTGATCGTGGAGAGCGCGGGCACCTGGGGTCACGAGGGCGCGCCCATGGAGTCCCACGCGGAGACCGTCCTGGCCGACTTCGGCGCGGACGCCTCCGGCTTCACCGGGCGCGAGCTCCTCGACGAGCACGTGATCCGCGCCGACCTGGTGCTGACCGCCACCAGGGACCACCGGGCGCAGGTCATCTCCATGGGGCACTCGGCGGGCCTGCGGACCTTCACGCTCAAGGAGTTCACCCGTCTGGTCAAGGCCATCGACCCGGCGACCCTGCCGCCCCTGGAGGAGGGCGTGGTCATCCGCGCGCGTGCCCTGGTCCGGGCCGCGGCCGCTCTACGCGGGTGGCTGCTCGCGCCGACCGCCGAGGCGGACGAGGTCTACGACCCCTATGGCGCGCCCCTGACGTTCTTCCGTTCCATCGGGGACGAGATACACCAGGCACTCGATCCGGTCGTCACGGCCCTGACGGGCGTCCCCGCAAAGATGTAA